In a single window of the Vicugna pacos chromosome 8, VicPac4, whole genome shotgun sequence genome:
- the LOC140697845 gene encoding gamma-aminobutyric acid receptor subunit rho-1-like, translating into MLAVQNMKVGAFLLWWGWVLATESRVHWRKREVQEMSKKGSPILKRSPDITKLPLTKSEQLLRIDDHDFSMRPGFGGPAIPVGVDVQVESLDSISEVDMDFTMTLYLRHYWKDERLSFPSTNNLSMTFDGRLVKKIWVPDMFFVHSKRSFIHDTTTDNVMLRVQPDGKVLYSLRVTVTAMCNMDFSRFPLDTQTCSLEIESYAYTEDDLMLYWKKGNDSLKTDERISLSQFLIQEFHTTTKLAFYSSTGWYNRLYINFTLRRHIFFFLLQTYFPATLMVMLSWVSFWIDRRAVPARVPLGITTVLTMSTIITGVNASMPRVSYIKAVDIYLWVSFVFVFLSVLEYAAVNYLTTVQERKERKPQEKLPCTCGLPQARAVLLDGSYSDVEVNDLGSYTPENGDKPDRMMVQLTLASERSSPQRKSQRSSYVSMRIDTHAIDKYSRIIFPAAYILFNLIYWSIFS; encoded by the exons CCCAATTCTTAAACGAAGCCCTGATATTACCAAATTGCCATTGACAAAATCAGAGCAGCTTCTGAGGATAGATGACCACGATTTCAGCATGAGGCCTGGCTTTGGAG GCCCGGCCATTCCTGTTGGTGTGGACGTGCAGGTGGAGAGCTTGGACAGCATCTCAGAGGTCGACATG gacTTCACCATGACCCTGTATCTGCGGCACTACTGGAAAGACGAGAGGTTGTCCTTCCCCAGCACCAACAACCTCAGCATGACGTTCGACGGCCGACTGGTGAAGAAGATCTGGGTCCCCGACATGTTTTTCGTGCACTCCAAGCGCTCCTTCATCCACGACACCACCACGGACAACGTGATGCTGCGCGTCCAGCCCGACGGGAAAGTGCTCTACAGCCTCAG gGTTACAGTGACTGCAATGTGCAACATGGACTTCAGCCGATTTCCCCTGGACACACAAACGTGCTCGCTGGAAATTGAGAGCT ATGCCTACACGGAAGACGACCTCATGCTGTACTGGAAGAAAGGCAATGACTCCTTGAAGACGGACGAGCGGATCTCCCTCTCCCAGTTCCTCATCCAGGAGTTCCACACCACGACCAAACTGGCCTTCTACAGCAGCACAG GCTGGTACAACCGTCTGTACATTAACTTCACGTTACGTCGCCACATCTTCTTCTTCTTGCTCCAAACCTACTTCCCTGCCACCCTGATGGTCATGCTGTCCTGGGTGTCCTTCTGGATTGACCGCAGAGCTGTGCCCGCCAGAGTCCCTTTAG GGATCACCACGGTGCTGACCATGTCCACCATCATCACCGGCGTGAACGCCTCCATGCCCCGCGTCTCCTACATCAAGGCGGTGGACATCTACCTCTGGGTCAGCTTCGTGTTCGTGTTCCTCTCGGTGCTGGAGTACGCAGCCGTCAACTACCTGACCACCGTGCAGGAGCGGAAGGAGCGGAAACCGCAGGAGAAG CTCCCCTGCACCTGCGGGCTACCCCAGGCGCGCGCTGTCCTGCTGGATGGCAGCTACAGCGACGTGGAGGTGAATGACCTGGGCAGCTACACACCTGAGAACGGAGACAAACCTGACAGGATGATGGTGCAGCTGACGCTGGCCTCGGAGAGGAGCTCTCCCCAGAGGAAAAGCCAGAGGAGCAGCTATGTGAGCATGAGGATTGACACCCACGCCATTGATAAATACTCCAGAATCATCTTCCCAGCTGCATACATTTTATTCAATTTAATATACTGGTCCATTTTCTCATAA